A region of the Trueperaceae bacterium genome:
CACCTGCTCGAAGTTGTCGAGCAGCAGCAACGCCCGCTTGTTCCTCAGGAACCCCTTGATGCTGTCCAGCGCCGGGCTGCCACTGCCCGCGGCCAGGCCCAACGCCTGGGCGATGGCGCCGGCGACGAAGTTGTGGTCGCGAATAGGCGCGAGCGGCACGAAGTAGACGCCATCGGCGAACTCCTCCGTCAGCCCTTCGGCGACGGCCAGGCCCAGCCTCGTCTTGCCGATGCCGCCGGGCCCGCATAGCGTCACCAGCCGCACGTCGTCGGAGAGCAGCAGCCGCCTTACATCGTGTACCTGCGCCGACCGGCCCACCAGGGGCGTAGGCGGCCGCGGCAGCTCGTGGCGCTGCTGGTCGACTTCCGTATCCGATGGGGCTCCCATCTGTTCGAAGCGTTCGGTGAGGAGGAGGGCCAGGTCGTTCTCCACCAGCTCCTGGAGTTCCTCCGCATCGTTGAACGGTTTGTAGGAGGCGTTGCCGTCGAGCCGAATGGTATCCAGCAACCGCTCCAGCTCGGCTTCACGCTGTGCCGGCACCTTTACGTAGATCAGCTTGGGGCGATCGCCGCTCGAGCGGTACTCGTCCTCCAGCCCCGAGATCTCCATGTTCGGCGCCACCCAGCCGTAACGCTGCCAGTAGATGCCGATGAAGATGTGGCTCTGCTCGAGGTACGCGCGGTAGAGCTCGCGCGGCGGGTGGGGTCTGGCGCCCAGTTCGAAGAGCACGGGCGCGAGTCTGAGGTTCGAAATCCCCTTCTGTACGGCACGCCGTTCTGCCGCGAGCTCTTCGAGCGTGGAGCTGACGAACACGCGCAACCGCTGGTCGGGGGTGCGTATCGACTGAGCGCGTACCCCGTCCGTCCGCAGATCAGGAGTGACGGCCGGCGAACCGCCATCGGATAGAGCCATAGAGCGTCCCTGCCCCTGCTGAATTCCGCCCGACAAGAAAGAGTCGATGAGTTCGGGTCTGCTGAGCTGGGATTCTACCAGGCGGGAGGCACACAGATACAGGAGCGAACGCTCAATCTCTGCCTACGGTTCAACCGTTGGGGCGGCGGCGGATAGGGAGGTAGCGGGGGCGCCACAGATGGGACTCGACGAACTCCTCCAGACCCCCTGCCGGCAGCTCCCGTTCGACGACGCCCTCCTCCCTGGCGGCCTCGAGGACAGCCGTGGCCACCCGCTTGCTGGCGCTCGCCAGCTTGTCGATCCGCGGGTAGACGGCGCCCTGGCTCAACCTGCCCGCGTCGACGTACTCGGACAGTGCGAGCGCTGCCGCGGTGATCATCCCCTGGGTCACCCTTCGCACCGCGCCCAGGAGCGCCGCCAGGCCCAGGCCCGGGAAGATGAAGGCGTTATTGCCCTGTCCGATAGGGTGCCGGCTACCGCCGTAGAGGACCTCGGGGAAAGGGCTGCCAGTGGCGACTACGGCCCGCCCGGCGGTCCACTCGTAGACGTCTTCCGGTACCGCTTCGCTGTTGGCGGTGGGATTCGACAGGGCGAACACGACCGGGTAGGGCGTGTTGCGATCGACCGCCGTCACGACCTCGCGGTCGAAGGCGCCTCGTTGGCCGGAAAGGCCCACGAGGACCGTCACCTTGCCCTCGACTACGGTCTCCAGCAGGGTCGGTATCCTTCCATCCACCCGCCAGCCCGCCACCCTCGCGGGTTCGTGGGCGAACTCGAGCTTGTAAGGCTCGAGGCCCGGGCGATCGGTCATGATCAGGCCCTTCGAATCGATGACGAATATCCTCTCACGGGCCTCTCTCTCGTCGAGGCCCTCGCGCCGCATGCCCGCTGCAATCTGTCTGGCGACCCCGATACCGCCCGCACCGGCGCCGTGGATCAACACCACCTGGCGAGACAGCGGTTGCTGGCTCCTCCGGCCGGCCGCAAGGAGACCGGCGAGCACGACCGCGCCGGTTCCTTCGATATCGTCGTTGAAGGAGGGAAGGACCGCCTTGTAGCGGTCGAGGACGTCGAACGCCTTCTGCTTGCTGAAGTCCTCCCATTGCAGCAGGGCGTGCGGGAAGCGACGCCGCAGCGCCTCGACGAAACGTCCAACGAAATCGTCGTAGGCCTGACCCGTAAGCCGTTCGTGCCTCACACCCAGGTAGAGCGGGTCGTCGAGGAGGTCCTGGCGGTTCGTCCCCACGTCCAGTTCGACGGGCAGCGTCGTCGCCGGATCGATCCCAGCGGCGGCCGTGTAGATCGACAGTTTGCCGATGCAGATAGCCATCCCGCCGAAGCCCTGATCACCGATGCCCAGGATCCCCTCGGAATCCGTGGCCACGAGCAAGCGGACGTCGGGGATCGGGAGGTGCCCTAGCAACTGGTCGATGCGGTCTATGTTCCTCGTGCTCACCACCAGGCCGCGAGGGAAACGGTAGATGCGGCTGAACTGCTGGACCGCGAGCGCCACCGTTGGTGTGTAGATGATCGGCAGCATCTCCTCGAGGTGCCGTTCGAGGAGAGCGTAGAAGAGGATCTCGTTCCGGTCCTGCAGCATCCTCAGGAAGATGTGGCGCCCCAGGTCGGTATGGGAATCACGGAAGTTGCCGTATGCACGCTCGACCTGCTCATCGAGGGTGGACACGTGCGCCGGGAAGAGGCCGGAGAGGCTGAACTCCTGCCGCTCCTCCTCGCTGAACGCGGTGCCCTTGTTGAGCAGGGGGAGACGGGTGAGCACCAGACCCGGAAGATCGGTTTCGAGGTAGGGGTTGCCGTCGGGATCGACGCGGCGGTGGAACTGCTTCATGACGAGGCAGTCTACCTGCCTGCGAACCGAGTCCTTCCGTCGCCGCCCCGGCGCCGCCCGAGGGGTGGACGTGGCCACCCAGGCCGGCGAGAGTGGTTACGCGGATGAGCTGATGCTGGTGTCGGCCTACTCACCCATGCTCCCGTCGGGACTATGATGAGGAACACCAGTGGACAGAGACGTCGAGGGGCAACAGCGAACGGGAGCGGGTATCTCCGAGTGGCGGGGGGGCAATGCCGAACGGCCGGACCTGCTGGAGATCTACCGGCAGGTACTGACCGAGTGCGATATGGCTTTCTTCAGGTGTCGGGTCCTGCTTGACGACGAGGGGAGGCCGGTCGACTACCTTTTCCTGGAGACGAATCCGCGCTTCGAGGAGTTCACGGGACTCGCGAACGCCGACGGGAAGACGGGCCTGGAGCTGGTACCCGACCTCGAGTCGCACTGGATCGAGCTATACGGTCGTGTGGCACTCACCGGTGGACCGGTGCGCTTGCAGGAGGGGTCGGCCGCTGTCGATCGTTGGTGGGAGGTGCACGCGTTCCGGGTCGGCGAGCCGGAGGACCTGGAGGTAGCCGCCTTCTTCAGGGACCTCACCGAGAGCCACAAGGCCGAGAAGGAGAAGCGGGAACTCGCCCGGGCGCTGGAGACCGAGAGAGCCCGACTGATGCGGGTCTTCGATAAGGCGCCGGCCGCGATTGCCACACTGAGTGGGCCGGAGCACCGCTTCGAGATGGCCAACCCGATCTACCGACAGCTGGTGGGCCACCGCGAGCTGCTGGGCAAGACGGCGCGAGAGGCGTTCCCCGAACTTGCGGACGAGGGGTTCTTCGAACTACTCGACAACGTCTACGCGAGCGGGGAGGCGTATGTGGGCCGAGGGATCCGGGTGCCGCTCCAGCCGGAGCCGGACGCTGAACCGGTCGAACGGTATCTCGACTTCGTATACACGCCCCTCTTCGGACCGAACGAGGAGGTAACGGGCATCTTCGCTCATGCCGTGGACGTCACCGAGCACAAGTTGGCTCTGAAAGAGCTGGCCCGGGCGCACGACGAGACCGAAAGGCGGGTCGAGGAGCGCACGAGAAGACTCAGCTCGCTCAATGCCGAACTGATGCGGCTCAACGACGAGTTGGAGTCGTTCACCTACAGCGTTTCGCACGATTTGCGGGCGCCACTCAGGGGTATTGACGGGTTCACTCAGGTGTTGCAGGAGGACTACGGTCACCAGCTCGACGAGACCGCCCTCAGCTACCTCGAACGGGTTCGAGCCGGCGCTTCCCGTATCGGCAGCATCATCGACTCGTTGCTCAGCCTCTCCCGCTTGCAACGTTCAGAACTGAAGCGAGTACCGCTCAACCTCACCCGCAAGGCCAGAGAAACCATCGAACGGCTCCGCCAGGAGGAGCCCGACCGGGTGGTGGATGTTCGGATCGAACCGGGAGTGACGGCCTCGGGTGACTCTGACATGCTCCGTGTCGTCCTCGAGAACCTGCTGGGTAACGCCTGGAAGTTCACCCGCAAGGCTCACGAACCGACGATCGAGTTCGGGGTCGAGGAGGTCGATGGCCAACACCGCTACTTCGTGCGCGACACCGGCGCCGGCTTCGAAGGCCAGTTCGCCCACAAACTGTTCCTGCCGTTCCAGCGGCTCCATGCGCAGCACGAGTTCGAGGGGACCGGCATCGGTCTGGCGACCGTACAGCGGGTGATCGAACGCCACGGCGGCAAGATCTGGGCAGAGGGCGAACCGGGGAAAGGGGCTGCCTTCTACTTCACGCTAGGCGACGACTGAGGCGGCCGACCCGGCAGTGGAACCGAATACCAGTGAGAGCGAGCCGCAGATCTCCTGGCCTCTCGAGGAGGCCGTTCCGGTGGCCTCGGAGTGGTATGGTGCCTCCAACCACAAACAGGGCGAGGCAACCTCCCGAACGGCCCCCTTCGCCCTCCTGACTGCGAGGTTGACGTGAAGATCCTTTTCATCGGAGATATCGTCGGTGCGAGCGGACTCGAGTTCCTCGAGGAGCATCTCCCGCACCTGCGTGCCCGCTACGCCCCCGATTTCATCGTCGCGAACGCGGAGAATCTCTCCATCACAGGCACGAACCCCGTCTCCGGATGCGGAATGGCGAGCGAGGACATCAACCGCCTCTTCGGAACCGGAGTAGACCTCGTCACCGGCGGGAATCACTCCTGGGACGGTCCTGCGGCCGAGGCCGTCCACTGCGACCCGCGGGTGCTGCGCCCGCTCAACTATGGACCCAGGGCTCCCGGCAGAGGAGCGGCCGTCCTCGAGAAGAACGGATCGCGGCTGGGCGTGGTGAACCTCGCGAGCAGGACCGCCCTCGCTTACGTCGATCAACCTCACGACGTCCTCGAACGCCAGCTCGACGACTGGAACGGCGACACCGACGCCGTGTTGGTCGACTTCCATGGTGAGTCGGTCAGCGAGAAGCAGATCTTCGCCTGGTCGTTCGCCGGCCGCGTCGCGGCAGTAGTGGGCACCCATACTCACGTGGCGACCCTCGACAGTCGTGTCCTGCCGGGCGGGACCGCCTTCGTTACGGACGTCGGGATGACCGGTCCCAGCGGGGGCATGCAGGGGTACGATCCTGAACTCTTCCTGGATGTCATCAGGACTCGGTTGCCCAGCCGGAAGGCGGGGAAACTGGCGAGCGGACCGGTCGAACTGGGAGCGGTACTGATTCAGCTCGATGGCGGCAAGGCAACTGCGATCGATAGGATTCGCACACCGAAAGGGGAATTGGCATGAAAAGACCCGTCGGACTCCTCCTCTCGCTCCTCGTCTCGGCCGCACTCTGCGGCGTGGGTCTGGCTCAGGAACTCACCCTGGCCGCAGCGGCTCAACCCGAAACGCTCGATCCACAGGTCACGGCCGCCACTTCATCGTTCCAGTCCACGAAGTCGCTCTACGACACGCTCGTCGAGGTAGCCCCCGACGGGGAGATCGTAGCCGCCCTGGCCGAGTCGTGGGAAGTCGCCGAGGATGGATCTACAGTGACCTTCCACCTCACCGACGCGACCTTTCACGATGGCACGAGCTTCGACAGTGCGGACGTGAAGGCCAGTATCGAACGGATCGCCGACCCGGCTACGGGCTCTCCCAAGGCCAGCGAGTTCGCCACCATCAGCGAGATCGAGACTCCGGACGAGAACACCGTGGTGCTCCACCTCTCCGAGCCCACGCCCGCTCTTCTCGCCACCCTCGCCTCCGGCTGGGGCGCGATGCTCCCCTCCGAGAAGGTCGCGAGTGGGCACGACTTCGGCAACATGCCGGTGGGCACGGGTCCGTTCGTTCTGGACGAGTGGGTGCGTGACAGCTTCCTCCGACTCGATCGTTTCGAGGATTACTACAAGGGGCCGGTCGGCCTCGAAACCGTCACTATCCGTTTCGTTCCCGACAGCGCTGTCCAGCTCCAGGGGCTCATCACCGGCGAGTTCGATGTCATCGACACCGTTGCCTCGGCCGACTACGGAACCGTCGAGTCGAACCCCGACCTGGAACTGGTGAGGGAGCCTTCCGGCCTCGTCCTCGTAGGCACGATCAACAACCGGCGCGAGTACCTCGACGATCCCCAGGTTCGTCAGGCGCTCAACTACGCGGTCGACAAGCAGGTCGTGCTCGACGTCGCGTACGGTGGCGGCGAGCCGGTCGGTACCTTCATGGAGGTTGGAAGCCCCTGGCTCCCCGACTCGATCGGCCACTTCGCCTACGATCCCGAGCGGGCCGAGGAGATGCTGGCGGAAGCCGGCGTGCCTGAGGAGTTCACGCTCGATATCGTGTTGCCGCAGCCCTACCCGACCCACATAACCGCCGGGCAGATAGTACAGGACATGTTGGGTGACGTAGGGATCGAGAGCGAGATCAGGATCGTCGAATGGGGCGTCTGGTTGGCCGAGGTCTACGGCGGGCAGCACGACTTCGACATCACCGTCATCGGCCATACCGGGAAGCTCGACCCCACCGGCAGGCTCGACGGGTACGGCGACCCCGACAACAACTACGCCGGTTACGACAACGAGGAAGTAGTGGAGCTGCTGGACAGGGCGGCCAGCACCTCCGACGTCGAGGAGCGCCGAGAGCTCTACGCTCAGGTGCTCACCCTGATGCACGAGGAGGCGCCGTTCATATACTTCGGCACGCCTTTCCGTACCTATGCCGCTCGAGCCAACGTTTCGGGGTTCTGGATCACCCCCCTCCTGGACACCTTCGATTTCCGGGATGTGAGAATCGACTGACATCTGCGGGGGGCCCGGCGTGACCGCTCGGCCCCCTCCGGAACCTGATGCTGGGCTACCTCACGCAACAGACGATCAGCTTCGTCATCACACTCTTCCTGGTCCTGACTCTGGTGTTCTTCGGGGTGCGCGCGCTGCCCGGCGATCCCGCCACCATCCGAGGCGGGCTCGACGCCTCCCAGGAGGAGATCCAGCTCATCCGCAAGTCGCTTGGTCTGGCAGGCCCGCTCGTGCAGCAGTTCGGCGACTACTGGGCGTCGCTCGCCCGAGGCGATCTGGGTCGGTCGATCCGTGAGCAGAGAGGGGTGAGCCGGATCCTCAGCGAACGCCTGCCCGTCACCCTCAGGCTCGCAAGCATGGCGTTCGCTCTCTCGCTCGTCGTCGGTGTGGGCCTGGGAGTGGTGGCCGCCTTCAGGCAGAACGGCGCGGGTGACCGGCTCATACTCGGCTACACAACCGTGGGGCTGGCGCTGCCCGAGTTCTGGCTCGGCTTCCTGCTGATCCTCCTCTTCGCCGTGGAACTGCGCTGGTTCCCGCTCATCGGCTACTCGGCCGATCCCACGTTCGGCAGCTTCCTCTACTACCTCTTCCTGCCGGCGCTGACACTCGCCATCCCCCGGGCAGCGCAACTCGCCCGTCTGTCCCGCGCCCTGCTCCTCGAGGAGCGACGCTCCGACTACGTGCGGACGGCACGCAGCAAAGGGGTGAGGTCCCTGGCGCTCGTCCGCCACGTGGCAGCGAACGCCCTGCCGGGGCTGCTCCCGCTGCTCGCCCTGGAGCTCGGCGGCCTCCTCACCGGAACCATCGTCGTCGAGCAGGTGTTCGGACTACCCGGACTGGGGCTCACCATCCTCGGCGCCATCTCGGCCCGCGACTACCCCGTAGTCCAGGGGATAACCGTGCTCGCCGTGGTCATCTACATGGCCATCAACTGGTTGGCCGACCTGGGCCAACTCATCGCAGACCCCAGGCTCCGGTACCAGTGAGACGAGCGCGCCTGGGCCTCCTGCTTCTCGGGTTGATCGCCCTGGCCACCATCGTTGGGCCCGGCCTGATGCCCTACGATCCGGTCGAACCCGATTACCGCGCTCTTTACGCCCCACCCTCCCTGGAACACCCGTTGGGAACGGACGGACTGGGCCGCGACGTGCTCACGCGCGCCTTGGCGGGGGGCCGAGTGTCGCTGGCGGTCGCGACCGGCGGAACCCTCCTTGCGCTCGTATCGGGCCTGATGCTCGGCGTCTTCGCAGCCCAGGCTGGAGGTGCCTTGGAGACGTCGCTGGTGCGGCTCTTCGACGCCGTGCTCGCTTTCCCTGGCTTCCTCCTGGTCCTGTTGGCCGTCGTAGCGCTGGGCGGTGGGGCTCTGCAGACCATCCTCGCGCTCGGCCTCGCCGGGTCCCCCCTCTACTTCAGACTGTCGCGCGCCTACGCTCACAAGGGTCTGGTTGCCGAGTATGTGGTGGCGGGAGAGGCGCTCGGGGCGACCCGCCAACGGCTCCTCGTCAAGTACGTGGTGCCGAACTTCCTGGGACCACTGCTGGTGCAGGGTGGGAGCACGGTCGCCACCTTCCTGCTGGTGGAGGCCTCGCTCAGCTACCTCGGACTGGGGGTGCCGCTTCCTACGCCAAGCTGGGGGAACGTCCTCCAGGACGCTCGATCGTTTCTCACCCGGCAGCCGTGGGCGGCGTTGGGACCCGGCATCTTCCTTGCCCTGGCCGCACTGAGCCTGCAGATGATCTCCGACGGCTTGCGCGACGGCTTCGACAAGAGCGGTCGCTGACCGCCGTCCTCCGCTTCTCAAAGCCTGAGCCCACAGGAGGGGTGTGCGCAGAGGACCGAGCACGGGCCGGCGCGCCCCTTCGCTTCCCGCATCGGCTCACGGTCGGTGAGACCGCCAGCGGGTGTAGTGGCCGTGACGGGAGGAACGGATGCGGCATACGGCGGATATCTTGGCTAGCCACCCCAATGGAAGGAACGAGCTCGAGGCGGTGCAGGCCTCCATCGAAGCCTGCTTCGACTGCGCCCAGGCCTGCACCTCCTGCGCGGACGCCTGCCTGGGAGAGGAGAACGTGCAGGCGATGGTCAGGTGCATCCGGCAGAACCTAGACTGCGCCGATGTGTGCCAGGCAACGGGCAGGCTCGCGTCGCGGCAGACGGAGACGAGCGACGAACTGCTACGGGCTCAGTTGCAGGCTTGCGTCACGGCGTGCCGCGTCTGCGCGGCCGAGTGCGAGAAACACTCGGCGATGGAGCACTGCCGGGTTTGCGCTCGTGCCTGCCGCAACTGCGAGGAGGCGTGCCAGGCTCTCCTCCAGGTGCCCGAAGCTTGACGCGAGGTCAGGCGGCTCACTACTATCCGGTTCATGTTCGGCTCGCGACAGGTACCGCTTTCCGATCCCGGCATCTGCGGGACGATGGGTTAGTCGGCGGGCAGGGTGGAACTCAGCTTCAGCGGGACGATCTGGTACTGGCGCGGCCCGGCCCCCTTCTACTTCGTTACCGTTCCTCCGGACGAGTGCGAGGTATTGCAGGCGGCCTCGAGATTCGTCACCTACGGCTGGGGCATGATCCCCGCACGGGTTCGAGTCGGCAGTACCGAGTGGGAGACCTCGCTCTGGCCGAAGGAGGGACTCTACGTCGTTCCCTTGAAGGCTAGCGTCAGGAAGGCGGAGAATCTGGCGGA
Encoded here:
- a CDS encoding NAD-dependent malic enzyme, yielding MKQFHRRVDPDGNPYLETDLPGLVLTRLPLLNKGTAFSEEERQEFSLSGLFPAHVSTLDEQVERAYGNFRDSHTDLGRHIFLRMLQDRNEILFYALLERHLEEMLPIIYTPTVALAVQQFSRIYRFPRGLVVSTRNIDRIDQLLGHLPIPDVRLLVATDSEGILGIGDQGFGGMAICIGKLSIYTAAAGIDPATTLPVELDVGTNRQDLLDDPLYLGVRHERLTGQAYDDFVGRFVEALRRRFPHALLQWEDFSKQKAFDVLDRYKAVLPSFNDDIEGTGAVVLAGLLAAGRRSQQPLSRQVVLIHGAGAGGIGVARQIAAGMRREGLDEREARERIFVIDSKGLIMTDRPGLEPYKLEFAHEPARVAGWRVDGRIPTLLETVVEGKVTVLVGLSGQRGAFDREVVTAVDRNTPYPVVFALSNPTANSEAVPEDVYEWTAGRAVVATGSPFPEVLYGGSRHPIGQGNNAFIFPGLGLAALLGAVRRVTQGMITAAALALSEYVDAGRLSQGAVYPRIDKLASASKRVATAVLEAAREEGVVERELPAGGLEEFVESHLWRPRYLPIRRRPNG
- a CDS encoding ATP-binding protein; amino-acid sequence: MDRDVEGQQRTGAGISEWRGGNAERPDLLEIYRQVLTECDMAFFRCRVLLDDEGRPVDYLFLETNPRFEEFTGLANADGKTGLELVPDLESHWIELYGRVALTGGPVRLQEGSAAVDRWWEVHAFRVGEPEDLEVAAFFRDLTESHKAEKEKRELARALETERARLMRVFDKAPAAIATLSGPEHRFEMANPIYRQLVGHRELLGKTAREAFPELADEGFFELLDNVYASGEAYVGRGIRVPLQPEPDAEPVERYLDFVYTPLFGPNEEVTGIFAHAVDVTEHKLALKELARAHDETERRVEERTRRLSSLNAELMRLNDELESFTYSVSHDLRAPLRGIDGFTQVLQEDYGHQLDETALSYLERVRAGASRIGSIIDSLLSLSRLQRSELKRVPLNLTRKARETIERLRQEEPDRVVDVRIEPGVTASGDSDMLRVVLENLLGNAWKFTRKAHEPTIEFGVEEVDGQHRYFVRDTGAGFEGQFAHKLFLPFQRLHAQHEFEGTGIGLATVQRVIERHGGKIWAEGEPGKGAAFYFTLGDD
- a CDS encoding TIGR00282 family metallophosphoesterase, producing the protein MKILFIGDIVGASGLEFLEEHLPHLRARYAPDFIVANAENLSITGTNPVSGCGMASEDINRLFGTGVDLVTGGNHSWDGPAAEAVHCDPRVLRPLNYGPRAPGRGAAVLEKNGSRLGVVNLASRTALAYVDQPHDVLERQLDDWNGDTDAVLVDFHGESVSEKQIFAWSFAGRVAAVVGTHTHVATLDSRVLPGGTAFVTDVGMTGPSGGMQGYDPELFLDVIRTRLPSRKAGKLASGPVELGAVLIQLDGGKATAIDRIRTPKGELA
- a CDS encoding ABC transporter substrate-binding protein gives rise to the protein MKRPVGLLLSLLVSAALCGVGLAQELTLAAAAQPETLDPQVTAATSSFQSTKSLYDTLVEVAPDGEIVAALAESWEVAEDGSTVTFHLTDATFHDGTSFDSADVKASIERIADPATGSPKASEFATISEIETPDENTVVLHLSEPTPALLATLASGWGAMLPSEKVASGHDFGNMPVGTGPFVLDEWVRDSFLRLDRFEDYYKGPVGLETVTIRFVPDSAVQLQGLITGEFDVIDTVASADYGTVESNPDLELVREPSGLVLVGTINNRREYLDDPQVRQALNYAVDKQVVLDVAYGGGEPVGTFMEVGSPWLPDSIGHFAYDPERAEEMLAEAGVPEEFTLDIVLPQPYPTHITAGQIVQDMLGDVGIESEIRIVEWGVWLAEVYGGQHDFDITVIGHTGKLDPTGRLDGYGDPDNNYAGYDNEEVVELLDRAASTSDVEERRELYAQVLTLMHEEAPFIYFGTPFRTYAARANVSGFWITPLLDTFDFRDVRID
- a CDS encoding ABC transporter permease; translated protein: MLGYLTQQTISFVITLFLVLTLVFFGVRALPGDPATIRGGLDASQEEIQLIRKSLGLAGPLVQQFGDYWASLARGDLGRSIREQRGVSRILSERLPVTLRLASMAFALSLVVGVGLGVVAAFRQNGAGDRLILGYTTVGLALPEFWLGFLLILLFAVELRWFPLIGYSADPTFGSFLYYLFLPALTLAIPRAAQLARLSRALLLEERRSDYVRTARSKGVRSLALVRHVAANALPGLLPLLALELGGLLTGTIVVEQVFGLPGLGLTILGAISARDYPVVQGITVLAVVIYMAINWLADLGQLIADPRLRYQ
- a CDS encoding ABC transporter permease, producing MRRARLGLLLLGLIALATIVGPGLMPYDPVEPDYRALYAPPSLEHPLGTDGLGRDVLTRALAGGRVSLAVATGGTLLALVSGLMLGVFAAQAGGALETSLVRLFDAVLAFPGFLLVLLAVVALGGGALQTILALGLAGSPLYFRLSRAYAHKGLVAEYVVAGEALGATRQRLLVKYVVPNFLGPLLVQGGSTVATFLLVEASLSYLGLGVPLPTPSWGNVLQDARSFLTRQPWAALGPGIFLALAALSLQMISDGLRDGFDKSGR
- a CDS encoding four-helix bundle copper-binding protein, which translates into the protein MRHTADILASHPNGRNELEAVQASIEACFDCAQACTSCADACLGEENVQAMVRCIRQNLDCADVCQATGRLASRQTETSDELLRAQLQACVTACRVCAAECEKHSAMEHCRVCARACRNCEEACQALLQVPEA
- a CDS encoding DUF1905 domain-containing protein — its product is MELSFSGTIWYWRGPAPFYFVTVPPDECEVLQAASRFVTYGWGMIPARVRVGSTEWETSLWPKEGLYVVPLKASVRKAENLAEGQDVELRLFVGAVA